A single window of Nicotiana sylvestris chromosome 3, ASM39365v2, whole genome shotgun sequence DNA harbors:
- the LOC138888486 gene encoding uncharacterized protein gives MYGEPIRDESTPVHPGRTRQPGKHARSPFTSLYSSGGSTSVGPKFFYLKHPFTSVIGENVDPELTERFTNWLYIRSDKVSRRRKYYFSKKDNQIKPWLDFGCEKIDKKDWFYDLAHPGQVINNTHIDVIMYYLRKRGKYGPNNNTRFTTTDCLFKTKIERIYDKFISSPPEQRYSVVKPEDDVGEYILGYRILANVAWDLVDYVLMPVNLVENFHWLLLVFDIKDRQLYVYDSMVRANRHKTVETLVDKFSIIIPLYLSCTGFYGKRKDINFKSTKAYIEKPVTDPLDIQWMVAEIPQQKEGSVDCGVFVAAFAEYVSLGDLAIPKEDLSDIDQHRRRYGALLWDYATKKQEDGSISESEVTGRLARRKGAPAKNERTRVQRKKK, from the exons ATGTATGGCGAGCCCATACGAGATGAATCAACCCCTGTTCATCCCGGTAGAACCAGGCAACCGGGAAAACATGCACGATCACCTTTCACATCTTTGTATAGTTCTGGAGGCAGCACATCTGTTGGACCTAAATTTTTTTACCTCAAGCACCCCTTCACAAGTGTCATAGGTGAAAATGTAGATCCTGAATTGACAGAAAGGTTCACCAACTGGTTATACATTCGTAGTGATAAAGTATCTAGGAG GAGGAAATATTACTTTTCCAAGAAggataaccaaatcaagccttggttggattttggttgtGAAAAGATTGATAAGAAGGACTGGTTTTATGACCTTGCTCACCCCGGACAAGTCATCAATAACACA CACATTGATGTTATTATGTATTATCTGCGAAAAAGAGGCAAATATGGCCCCAACAATAATACTAGGTTCACAACCACGGATTGCTTGTTCAAGACAAAGATTGAAAGAATCTATGACAAGTTCATAAGTTCTCCACCGGAACAAAGGTATTCGGTTGTTAAACCCGAGGATGATGTTGGAGAATATATTCTTGGGTACAGAATTCTTGCTAATGTTGCCTGGGATCTTGTTGACTATGTGCTCATGCCTGTGAACCTTGTAGAGAACTTCCATTGGTTGTTGCTAGTTTTTGACATAAAGGACAGACAACTTTATGTTTATGATTCCATGGTGAGAGCAAACCGTCATAAAACAGTTGAGACATTGGTTGACAAGTTTTCAATCATTATCCCTCTGTATTTGTCATGCACTGGTTTCTATGGTAAACGTAAAGACATTAACTTCAAGAGCACAAAGGCATACATCGAGAAACCAGTTACGGACCCTCTCGACATACAATGGATGGTTGCTGAGATTCCACAACAAAAGGAAGGCTCAGT cgattgtggtgtatttgtggCTGCATTTGCGGAGTATGTTAGCCTTGGAGATTTGGCAATCCCAAAGGAAGATCTTTCTGATATTGACCAACACCGTAGACGCTATGGAGCTCTACTGTGGGACTATGCaacaaagaagcaagaagatgGGTCAATCAGTGAGAGTGAGGTTACTGGCAGGCTAGCAAGGAGGAAGGGTGCTCCGGCAAAAAACGAGAGGACTAGAGTGCAACGAAAGAAGAAATAG